The following are encoded together in the Apus apus isolate bApuApu2 chromosome 7, bApuApu2.pri.cur, whole genome shotgun sequence genome:
- the CCDC17 gene encoding coiled-coil domain-containing protein 17 isoform X2 yields MAGRGGFPCPRCRMALGSRALLRAHEEKLCLGTGSAGRPGGDVSAKGAPDTAGRPQDASVEVSQHGACSEPRRLLVLPGPPRAVPGQGGPGRAQGAPLGAVLTPRERALLRGADPPARRLAAEGRPSPQAAPPRGQQEQLEAHKRHVAEIQAKIQQLELQREGLCQRLAALRARAAAEPQPQQGELEMIQAPEVLQHQGRGLAHERAALRLDTLLPAAGPLAAEARALRLAYLRAGGHDPAILAQLVHLQMEAMVLEKGSTGLHRRMGEPQPRAHPLAGTLAPPPAAEVPLAVLAEPPGTGAPGLDTALLAVELENRRLEDELLALKVRRERRADAGSQVARWHAEELAQLQAEVGMLRQHTEQTGPRLPPSILPPPVAPPLPPALAAPEIFMEAPGPALGTGSPKARSHTLGPSSLPLTSFAALEDPPPAREPPAQHKPPQRGSLTSSSRLNPRNKQNPW; encoded by the exons ATGGCGGGCCGGGGGGGCTTCCCCTGCCCGCGCTGCCGCATGGCGCTCGGCTCCCGGGCCCTGCTGCGGGCGCACGAGGAGAAGCTGTGCCTCGGCACCGGCAGCGCCGGCCGCCCCGGAGGGGACGTGTCTGCGAAGGGGGCTCCGGACACGGCGGGGAGGCCGCAGGACGCCTCG GTCGAGGTGTCCCAGCACGGGGCCTGCTCCGAGCCACGCCGTCTCCTGGTGCTTCCCGGGCCCCCCCGGGCCGTGCCGGGGCAGGGGGGCCCGGGGCGGGCGCAGGGGGCTCCCCTGGGGGCCGTGCTCACCCCCCGCGAGCGGGCCCTGCTCCGCGGGGCTGACCCCCCTGCCAggaggctggcagcagag GGGCGGCCCAGCCCGCAggcagccccgccgcgggggcagcaggagcagctggaggctcACAAGCGCCATGTGGCGGAAATCCAGGCCAAgatccagcagctggagctgcagagagagg ggctgtgccagaggCTGGCGGCACTTCGGGCCAGGGCAGCTGCGGAGCCCCAACcccagcagggagagctggagaTGATCCAGGCCCCGGAGGttctgcagcaccagggcagagggCTGGCACACGAAAG GGCCGCGCTTCGCCTCGACACCCTCCTGCCAGCCGCCGGGCCGCTCGCTGCCGAGGCCAG GGCGCTGCGGCTGGCCTACTTGCGCGCTGGAGGACACGACCCAGCCATCCTGGCCCAGCTTGTCCACCTCCAGATGGAGGCCATGGTGCTGGAGAAAGGGTCTACAGGTCTGCACAGGAGGATGGGTGAGCCCCAGCCCAGAGCCCATCCCCTGGCAGGGACCCTAGCTCCACCGCCAGCAGCTGAGGTacccctggctgtgctggcagaacCCCCGGGCACTGGTGCACCAGGCCTGGACACggcactgctggctgtggaGCTGGAGAATCGGAGGCTGGAAGATGAGCTCCTGGCATTAAAGGtcaggagggagagaagagctgatgcCG GCTCGCAGGTGGCCCGGTGGCACGCAGAGGAGCTGgcccagctccaggcagaggTGGGGATGCTGCGACAACACACGGAGCAGACGGGGCCACGGCTGCCCCCCAGTATCCTCCCACCCCCGGTGGCCCCCCCactcccaccagccctggctgcaccaGAGATTTTTATG gaGGCCCCTGGGCCAGCACTGGGGACAGGCAGCCCCAAAGCCCGCAGCCACACCCTTGgcccctccagcctccccctCACCTCTTTTGCAGCCCTGGAGGACCCTCCTCCTGCTcgggagcccccagcacagcacaaaCCTCCCCAAAG GGGAAGTCTCACAAGCAGCTCACGCCTCAACCCcaggaacaaacaaaacccatggTGA
- the CCDC17 gene encoding coiled-coil domain-containing protein 17 isoform X1: MAGRGGFPCPRCRMALGSRALLRAHEEKLCLGTGSAGRPGGDVSAKGAPDTAGRPQDASVEVSQHGACSEPRRLLVLPGPPRAVPGQGGPGRAQGAPLGAVLTPRERALLRGADPPARRLAAEQGRPSPQAAPPRGQQEQLEAHKRHVAEIQAKIQQLELQREGLCQRLAALRARAAAEPQPQQGELEMIQAPEVLQHQGRGLAHERAALRLDTLLPAAGPLAAEARALRLAYLRAGGHDPAILAQLVHLQMEAMVLEKGSTGLHRRMGEPQPRAHPLAGTLAPPPAAEVPLAVLAEPPGTGAPGLDTALLAVELENRRLEDELLALKVRRERRADAGSQVARWHAEELAQLQAEVGMLRQHTEQTGPRLPPSILPPPVAPPLPPALAAPEIFMEAPGPALGTGSPKARSHTLGPSSLPLTSFAALEDPPPAREPPAQHKPPQRGSLTSSSRLNPRNKQNPW, from the exons ATGGCGGGCCGGGGGGGCTTCCCCTGCCCGCGCTGCCGCATGGCGCTCGGCTCCCGGGCCCTGCTGCGGGCGCACGAGGAGAAGCTGTGCCTCGGCACCGGCAGCGCCGGCCGCCCCGGAGGGGACGTGTCTGCGAAGGGGGCTCCGGACACGGCGGGGAGGCCGCAGGACGCCTCG GTCGAGGTGTCCCAGCACGGGGCCTGCTCCGAGCCACGCCGTCTCCTGGTGCTTCCCGGGCCCCCCCGGGCCGTGCCGGGGCAGGGGGGCCCGGGGCGGGCGCAGGGGGCTCCCCTGGGGGCCGTGCTCACCCCCCGCGAGCGGGCCCTGCTCCGCGGGGCTGACCCCCCTGCCAggaggctggcagcagag CAGGGGCGGCCCAGCCCGCAggcagccccgccgcgggggcagcaggagcagctggaggctcACAAGCGCCATGTGGCGGAAATCCAGGCCAAgatccagcagctggagctgcagagagagg ggctgtgccagaggCTGGCGGCACTTCGGGCCAGGGCAGCTGCGGAGCCCCAACcccagcagggagagctggagaTGATCCAGGCCCCGGAGGttctgcagcaccagggcagagggCTGGCACACGAAAG GGCCGCGCTTCGCCTCGACACCCTCCTGCCAGCCGCCGGGCCGCTCGCTGCCGAGGCCAG GGCGCTGCGGCTGGCCTACTTGCGCGCTGGAGGACACGACCCAGCCATCCTGGCCCAGCTTGTCCACCTCCAGATGGAGGCCATGGTGCTGGAGAAAGGGTCTACAGGTCTGCACAGGAGGATGGGTGAGCCCCAGCCCAGAGCCCATCCCCTGGCAGGGACCCTAGCTCCACCGCCAGCAGCTGAGGTacccctggctgtgctggcagaacCCCCGGGCACTGGTGCACCAGGCCTGGACACggcactgctggctgtggaGCTGGAGAATCGGAGGCTGGAAGATGAGCTCCTGGCATTAAAGGtcaggagggagagaagagctgatgcCG GCTCGCAGGTGGCCCGGTGGCACGCAGAGGAGCTGgcccagctccaggcagaggTGGGGATGCTGCGACAACACACGGAGCAGACGGGGCCACGGCTGCCCCCCAGTATCCTCCCACCCCCGGTGGCCCCCCCactcccaccagccctggctgcaccaGAGATTTTTATG gaGGCCCCTGGGCCAGCACTGGGGACAGGCAGCCCCAAAGCCCGCAGCCACACCCTTGgcccctccagcctccccctCACCTCTTTTGCAGCCCTGGAGGACCCTCCTCCTGCTcgggagcccccagcacagcacaaaCCTCCCCAAAG GGGAAGTCTCACAAGCAGCTCACGCCTCAACCCcaggaacaaacaaaacccatggTGA
- the CCDC17 gene encoding coiled-coil domain-containing protein 17 isoform X4, with the protein MAGRGGFPCPRCRMALGSRALLRAHEEKLCLGTGSAGRPGGDVSAKGAPDTAGRPQDASVEVSQHGACSEPRRLLVLPGPPRAVPGQGGPGRAQGAPLGAVLTPRERALLRGADPPARRLAAEQGRPSPQAAPPRGQQEQLEAHKRHVAEIQAKIQQLELQREGLCQRLAALRARAAAEPQPQQGELEMIQAPEVLQHQGRGLAHERAALRLDTLLPAAGPLAAEARALRLAYLRAGGHDPAILAQLVHLQMEAMVLEKGSTEPPGTGAPGLDTALLAVELENRRLEDELLALKVRRERRADAGSQVARWHAEELAQLQAEVGMLRQHTEQTGPRLPPSILPPPVAPPLPPALAAPEIFMEAPGPALGTGSPKARSHTLGPSSLPLTSFAALEDPPPAREPPAQHKPPQRGSLTSSSRLNPRNKQNPW; encoded by the exons ATGGCGGGCCGGGGGGGCTTCCCCTGCCCGCGCTGCCGCATGGCGCTCGGCTCCCGGGCCCTGCTGCGGGCGCACGAGGAGAAGCTGTGCCTCGGCACCGGCAGCGCCGGCCGCCCCGGAGGGGACGTGTCTGCGAAGGGGGCTCCGGACACGGCGGGGAGGCCGCAGGACGCCTCG GTCGAGGTGTCCCAGCACGGGGCCTGCTCCGAGCCACGCCGTCTCCTGGTGCTTCCCGGGCCCCCCCGGGCCGTGCCGGGGCAGGGGGGCCCGGGGCGGGCGCAGGGGGCTCCCCTGGGGGCCGTGCTCACCCCCCGCGAGCGGGCCCTGCTCCGCGGGGCTGACCCCCCTGCCAggaggctggcagcagag CAGGGGCGGCCCAGCCCGCAggcagccccgccgcgggggcagcaggagcagctggaggctcACAAGCGCCATGTGGCGGAAATCCAGGCCAAgatccagcagctggagctgcagagagagg ggctgtgccagaggCTGGCGGCACTTCGGGCCAGGGCAGCTGCGGAGCCCCAACcccagcagggagagctggagaTGATCCAGGCCCCGGAGGttctgcagcaccagggcagagggCTGGCACACGAAAG GGCCGCGCTTCGCCTCGACACCCTCCTGCCAGCCGCCGGGCCGCTCGCTGCCGAGGCCAG GGCGCTGCGGCTGGCCTACTTGCGCGCTGGAGGACACGACCCAGCCATCCTGGCCCAGCTTGTCCACCTCCAGATGGAGGCCATGGTGCTGGAGAAAGGGTCTACAG aacCCCCGGGCACTGGTGCACCAGGCCTGGACACggcactgctggctgtggaGCTGGAGAATCGGAGGCTGGAAGATGAGCTCCTGGCATTAAAGGtcaggagggagagaagagctgatgcCG GCTCGCAGGTGGCCCGGTGGCACGCAGAGGAGCTGgcccagctccaggcagaggTGGGGATGCTGCGACAACACACGGAGCAGACGGGGCCACGGCTGCCCCCCAGTATCCTCCCACCCCCGGTGGCCCCCCCactcccaccagccctggctgcaccaGAGATTTTTATG gaGGCCCCTGGGCCAGCACTGGGGACAGGCAGCCCCAAAGCCCGCAGCCACACCCTTGgcccctccagcctccccctCACCTCTTTTGCAGCCCTGGAGGACCCTCCTCCTGCTcgggagcccccagcacagcacaaaCCTCCCCAAAG GGGAAGTCTCACAAGCAGCTCACGCCTCAACCCcaggaacaaacaaaacccatggTGA
- the CCDC17 gene encoding coiled-coil domain-containing protein 17 isoform X3, which yields MAGRGGFPCPRCRMALGSRALLRAHEEKLCLGTGSAGRPGGDVSAKGAPDTAGRPQDASVEVSQHGACSEPRRLLVLPGPPRAVPGQGGPGRAQGAPLGAVLTPRERALLRGADPPARRLAAEQGRPSPQAAPPRGQQEQLEAHKRHVAEIQAKIQQLELQREGLCQRLAALRARAAAEPQPQQGELEMIQAPEVLQHQGRGLAHERAALRLDTLLPAAGPLAAEARALRLAYLRAGGHDPAILAQLVHLQMEAMVLEKGSTGLHRRMEPPGTGAPGLDTALLAVELENRRLEDELLALKVRRERRADAGSQVARWHAEELAQLQAEVGMLRQHTEQTGPRLPPSILPPPVAPPLPPALAAPEIFMEAPGPALGTGSPKARSHTLGPSSLPLTSFAALEDPPPAREPPAQHKPPQRGSLTSSSRLNPRNKQNPW from the exons ATGGCGGGCCGGGGGGGCTTCCCCTGCCCGCGCTGCCGCATGGCGCTCGGCTCCCGGGCCCTGCTGCGGGCGCACGAGGAGAAGCTGTGCCTCGGCACCGGCAGCGCCGGCCGCCCCGGAGGGGACGTGTCTGCGAAGGGGGCTCCGGACACGGCGGGGAGGCCGCAGGACGCCTCG GTCGAGGTGTCCCAGCACGGGGCCTGCTCCGAGCCACGCCGTCTCCTGGTGCTTCCCGGGCCCCCCCGGGCCGTGCCGGGGCAGGGGGGCCCGGGGCGGGCGCAGGGGGCTCCCCTGGGGGCCGTGCTCACCCCCCGCGAGCGGGCCCTGCTCCGCGGGGCTGACCCCCCTGCCAggaggctggcagcagag CAGGGGCGGCCCAGCCCGCAggcagccccgccgcgggggcagcaggagcagctggaggctcACAAGCGCCATGTGGCGGAAATCCAGGCCAAgatccagcagctggagctgcagagagagg ggctgtgccagaggCTGGCGGCACTTCGGGCCAGGGCAGCTGCGGAGCCCCAACcccagcagggagagctggagaTGATCCAGGCCCCGGAGGttctgcagcaccagggcagagggCTGGCACACGAAAG GGCCGCGCTTCGCCTCGACACCCTCCTGCCAGCCGCCGGGCCGCTCGCTGCCGAGGCCAG GGCGCTGCGGCTGGCCTACTTGCGCGCTGGAGGACACGACCCAGCCATCCTGGCCCAGCTTGTCCACCTCCAGATGGAGGCCATGGTGCTGGAGAAAGGGTCTACAGGTCTGCACAGGAGGATGG aacCCCCGGGCACTGGTGCACCAGGCCTGGACACggcactgctggctgtggaGCTGGAGAATCGGAGGCTGGAAGATGAGCTCCTGGCATTAAAGGtcaggagggagagaagagctgatgcCG GCTCGCAGGTGGCCCGGTGGCACGCAGAGGAGCTGgcccagctccaggcagaggTGGGGATGCTGCGACAACACACGGAGCAGACGGGGCCACGGCTGCCCCCCAGTATCCTCCCACCCCCGGTGGCCCCCCCactcccaccagccctggctgcaccaGAGATTTTTATG gaGGCCCCTGGGCCAGCACTGGGGACAGGCAGCCCCAAAGCCCGCAGCCACACCCTTGgcccctccagcctccccctCACCTCTTTTGCAGCCCTGGAGGACCCTCCTCCTGCTcgggagcccccagcacagcacaaaCCTCCCCAAAG GGGAAGTCTCACAAGCAGCTCACGCCTCAACCCcaggaacaaacaaaacccatggTGA